The nucleotide sequence CGCTGTTTTTTCTCTTGACACTTTCTGCGTCTTCCTGTAGTTTCTTCCTACAGAAACGTTACTGTAAATAGAAACATCTGCTTTCGGGGAGACACTGATGAAAACCAGAAGAGAAGAGCGGGTACTGATAAAGGCGGTCCCGGGAGACAAGTTTACCCCCTATTCCCTGGCAAAGAAACTGGGGGCCAAGGCGCTGCTGGAAAGTTCCTCCTTCGCAAAAGGCAAGGAACGTTTCTCCATTCTGCTCATCCAGGAGGCCTTCAGGCTGCTGCAGCAGAACGGAGAAATCCTGTTCAGCCGTGAAGGCCAGACCCGGCGTATTAAAAGCGGTGCCCGCGATATTCTGGATGTCCTGAACTATTTCGCTGATCAGCATAAACCCCTGGGGCTTGAGCTTCCTTTTCCTGCCGGCGGAATAGGCTTTCTCTCCTATGAGTTCGCCCGCTTTTGCGACGATATAAGATTCCTTTCCAAAACTGCGGACATGGACATCCCGGATGCCTGCTTTCTTTTCGGGCACCTCTATGTGATTTTTGACCATTACACGGACATCCTCTACCTGGTGGCTCTTGACTATACCGAAGCTGGAGCGGACCTGGAAAAGCTGATTGCAGATACGGAAAAGCAGCTTTCCAATCTTGATTTTACCTATCTTGAGGAGCCGGAAAAGGGCTATGCCTCGGAGGTTGCCGACAGTGAAGAGGAGCGGCAACGCTACCTGGAAGGAGTTGAAAAGGTTCGTGAGCGGATTATCGCCGGAGATATTCTGCAGGGAGTTCTCTCCCGGCGTGTTACTCTGCGGACGACTATTCCACCCCTGGAGGCCTACCGGCACTTGAGAGCTTCCAATCCCTCGCCGTACCTCTTTTTTCTCGATTTCGACGATTACGCTGTCTTCGGTTCTTCTCCGGAGGTCCATGTAAAGGTTAAGGACGGATACGCGGAGATTCACCCCATTGCCGGAACCCGGAGACGGGGCAGCAACGAGCAGGATGACCGGCGACTGGAGGAGGAGCTGAAGGCCGACGAGAAGGAGCGGGCAGAGCACCTGATGCTGGTGGACCTGGCCCGTAATGATCTGGGCCGGGTATGCGAGCCCGGTACGGTTCAGGTGATCTCCTTTATGGAGGTGGAACGCTATTCCCATGTTATGCATCTTGTTTCCCGGGTCAGGGGAAAACTGACGGATAAAAATTCCTCCGAGGTAATCCGCGCCACCTTTCCTGCGGGGACCGTCTCCGGAGCACCGAAGCTGAAGGCGATGGAGATTATCGATTCCCTGGAACCGGTTCCCCGGGGGTTTTACGCGGGGCTTGTTGGCTACTTTGAGCCTGGCGGTCAGATGGATACCTGCATAACCATACGCAGCGCTCTGCAGCGGGGCGAGACTATTACCCTTCAGGCCGGAGCAGGGATTGTGTATGACTCGACCCCTGAGCGGGAGTATGAAGAGACCGGCGAAAAACTCGGGGCCCTTCTGGCGGCCATCGAAGCGCAGATCTGATAAAAGGGAGATTTGGAAAATGTATGTACTAATCGATAACTATGATTCTTTTACCTATAATATTTACCAGTATCTCAAAGAGTTGACAAATATACCGGTAGAGGTCTTTCGCAATGACAAGATCAGTCTTGAAGAACTGCAGCAATTGCCGTTGAAGGGGTTAATTGTCTCTCCCGGGCCGGGCAGGCCTTCGGAGGCGGGGATAAGTGTCGAGGCGATACGCCGTTTCGCGGGAAAGATCCCCATTCTGGGAATCTGTTTGGGGCATCAGGCTATAGGTGAGGCTTTCGGTGGCAAAACCGTTCAGGCCCGGCGCATCGTTCACGGCAAAACCGAAGCGATCGATAATGACGGGAAAGGAGTTTTCCGGAATCTTCCCTCACGGCCGGTTTTTACCCGTTACCACTCGCTTGCTGTGGAGGAGGCCTCCCTTCCTGCCGTGCTGGAGGTAAGCGCCCGGTCCGACGACGGCGAAATAATGGGCCTCCGTCACCGGGAGTTCGATGTTGAGGGTGTGCAGTTCCATCCTGAATCAATCGCCGCGGAGGATGGAAAAAAGCTGCTTGCCAATTTTATTGAATACCGCAGGGAACCCTATCCCCTGCAGCTGAACCTGCAGCGGGTCATTTCCGGAGAAGATCTGAGCCGGGAAGATGCGGCGGGCTTTATGCGGGAGGTAACAGAAGGAAGCGTTCTCCCCGCCAGACTTGCAGCGTATCTAACTGCTTTTAATGCCAAAGGCATTACCCCGGAAGAGATCGCCGGCTGTGCCCAGGTACTGCAGGAAAAGAGGGTTTCCGTGAAGGCGGAGAAGCCGGTTCTCGATACCTGCGGAACCGGCGGCGACGGGAAGGGAACCTTTAATATCTCATCCATGGCGGCCCTGATAGCCTCGGCCTGCGGGGCGGAGGTTGCCAAGCACGGTAACCGGGCCATCAGCTCTCTCTGCGGCAGCGCCGATTTTTACCGGGCCCTGGGCATTAATATTGATCTGGGGCCGGAAGCGGCTTCAAGAATGATCCGGGATGAGGGCTTTGCCTTTCTGTTTGCCCCCCGGTACCACGGAGCCATGCGTCACGCGGCACAGGTCCGCAGGGAACTCGGCTTCAAGACCATAATGAACATGCTGGGGCCCCTCTCCAATCCGGCGGGGGCGGAGTATCAGCTTATCGGAATCTTTGATCCGAACAAATGTGAACTGATGGCCAGGGCGGCGATGCTGCTGGGAATCAAGCGGGGTATGGTGGTTCACGGATCCGATGGTCTGGATGAGCTTACCGTTACCGGTCCATCGAAAATCGTGCGTTTCACCCAGGGAGAAGAGCTGGTAGTAGAAGAGTTTTTTCCCCAGGATTTGGGGATTGCCCTGTACTCTCTGGAAGATCTGCGGGGAGGTGAGGCAGAGGATAACGCTGCTATGGCACGGGAGCTCCTGAACGGCGGCGGGAGGCCTGCATTAAAGGATGCGGCCTGCCTCAACGCCGGAGCGGCCCTTGTTGTCTACGGCCTGGCGGACAGCATCAAGGAGGGCTACGGCCTGGCTTTGAGAGCCCTGAACTCCGGGCAGGTGCGGGAAAAACTTGGCGCGGTTATTGAGGCGTCCAAACGATGAAGGCTGGAATCCTTGAGACCATTGCCGAGAAGCGACGCCGCCGCATTCTTCGGGAGGGTCATTCCCTGGGTGTACCGGTTCCCACAGAACGGTGTCAGCCCCTGGTTGCTTTTGGCCGGAGTCCCTTTGTTATTTGCGAAATTAAACGTTCCTCTCCGTCCAAAGGCGGTATCGATCCTTCCCTGGATCCGGTTCGTCAAGCAGGACTCTACGCTGAAGCCGGTGTCCGCTCGGTGTCGGTGCTGACGGAGGAGGACCATTTTTCAGGATCCCTCCGCGATCTGATGGCTGTAAAAGCTGCATATCCCCGGCTGTCAGTGCTGAGAAAGGAGTTCATCCTGGACGAGGAGGACCTTGATATCTCGTTCCGCGCCGGAGCCGACGCAGTGCTGTTGATTGCTTCCCTGCTGGATGCCGGGAATCTGGCGTCGTTATATGAAAAGGCTTGCAGCCTGGGTCTGGAAGCCCTGATAGAGGTCCATACCGCCGAGGACATAGCAAAGACGCGTCCTTTAATACCCCGCTTTACGGGAATCAACAGCAGGGACCTGCGCTGTTTTCAAACCGATCTGCTTTTGCCCCTTCAGGCGGCGGAGATGATAGATTGGGATACCCGCCTGGTTTTTGAGTCCGGTATACGCCGGGGAGAGGACGTACGATTGGTCAGGGCCTCGGGATTTCAGGGTGTCCTGATCGGAGAGACTGCCGTGCGTTATCCCGAGCGCCTAAAGGAGCTGGTCGACGCGGCGGAAACCCCGGTACGGGCGACCGGTTTCTGGAAGAGTGTGGCCCTGCGCCGGAGGGACCATCCTCAAAGGCCGCTGGTAAAGATCTGCGGCATCACAAACCGCGAAGACGCCATGCTGGCAGATTCCCTGGGGGCGGATATGCTGGGTTTTGTTTTCGCCGATTCTCCCCGGCGGGCAAGTCCTGAACTGCTGCGCGGCATCGGTGCCACCTGGGCCCTCAAGGTAGCGGTTGTGGTTTGTGAGGACAGGACGATGGGCCCAAAGCAGCTCCCGCCTCAGGTAGAGGAGCTGATGCGGGAGGGGTATATCGATGCGGTCCAGTTCCATGGCGACGAAGAGCCCGGGGAGTGTGCCGGGCTGGCCTTTCCCTACTACAAGGCGATTCGGGCAGGCTCAGAGGCGGATCTTGACGCTGCGGCAGGGTACCGGTCTCCCCGGGTACTGATAGATGCCCGGACCGCAGGTATGCGGGGCGGTTCCGGGGTCAGGGTACATAACGAACTCGTTCGCAAAGCAGCAGAGGCCGGTCCCCTGTGGCTTGCCGGAGGAATAAGCCCGGGAAACGTCATGGAAATTGTTACGGGATTCAATCCGGAGCTCATCGATATTTCCAGCGGAATCGAGATGAAACCGGGAAGAAAGGACTCGGAGAAAATGCAGAGGCTTTTTCGCCTGCTGACTGGTGAAAGGGAGTGACGTACTTATGAATACGAATGGATTATACGGCGATTTCGGCGGCCGCTATGTGGCGGAGATTCTGCGCAGGCCGGTTATGGAGCTGGAAGCGGCCTTCGAGCGCTGGAAGAATGACTCTGAGTTCAAGGCGGATTTCAACCGCTACGCCTCCGAGTTTATCGGCCGGCCGACGCCGCTGATGCACGCGGAAAATCTGAGCCGGGAAATCGGCGGAGCTCAAATTTACGTCAAAATGGAGGGTCTGGCCCATACCGGGGCCCATAAAATCAACAATGCCCTGGGTCAGGCCCTTCTCGCCCGGCGCATGGGAAAAAGGCGGATTATTGCCGAAACCGGGGCGGGGCAGCACGGGGTCGCCACCGCAGCGGTCTGCGCCAAGCTTGGGTTTGACTGCACGGTCTACATGGGAAAGGTGGACATTCGCCGGCAGAGGCCCAACGTTTTCTGGATGGAG is from Marispirochaeta sp. and encodes:
- a CDS encoding chorismate-binding protein, giving the protein MKTRREERVLIKAVPGDKFTPYSLAKKLGAKALLESSSFAKGKERFSILLIQEAFRLLQQNGEILFSREGQTRRIKSGARDILDVLNYFADQHKPLGLELPFPAGGIGFLSYEFARFCDDIRFLSKTADMDIPDACFLFGHLYVIFDHYTDILYLVALDYTEAGADLEKLIADTEKQLSNLDFTYLEEPEKGYASEVADSEEERQRYLEGVEKVRERIIAGDILQGVLSRRVTLRTTIPPLEAYRHLRASNPSPYLFFLDFDDYAVFGSSPEVHVKVKDGYAEIHPIAGTRRRGSNEQDDRRLEEELKADEKERAEHLMLVDLARNDLGRVCEPGTVQVISFMEVERYSHVMHLVSRVRGKLTDKNSSEVIRATFPAGTVSGAPKLKAMEIIDSLEPVPRGFYAGLVGYFEPGGQMDTCITIRSALQRGETITLQAGAGIVYDSTPEREYEETGEKLGALLAAIEAQI
- a CDS encoding bifunctional anthranilate synthase component II/anthranilate phosphoribosyltransferase, producing MYVLIDNYDSFTYNIYQYLKELTNIPVEVFRNDKISLEELQQLPLKGLIVSPGPGRPSEAGISVEAIRRFAGKIPILGICLGHQAIGEAFGGKTVQARRIVHGKTEAIDNDGKGVFRNLPSRPVFTRYHSLAVEEASLPAVLEVSARSDDGEIMGLRHREFDVEGVQFHPESIAAEDGKKLLANFIEYRREPYPLQLNLQRVISGEDLSREDAAGFMREVTEGSVLPARLAAYLTAFNAKGITPEEIAGCAQVLQEKRVSVKAEKPVLDTCGTGGDGKGTFNISSMAALIASACGAEVAKHGNRAISSLCGSADFYRALGINIDLGPEAASRMIRDEGFAFLFAPRYHGAMRHAAQVRRELGFKTIMNMLGPLSNPAGAEYQLIGIFDPNKCELMARAAMLLGIKRGMVVHGSDGLDELTVTGPSKIVRFTQGEELVVEEFFPQDLGIALYSLEDLRGGEAEDNAAMARELLNGGGRPALKDAACLNAGAALVVYGLADSIKEGYGLALRALNSGQVREKLGAVIEASKR
- a CDS encoding bifunctional indole-3-glycerol phosphate synthase/phosphoribosylanthranilate isomerase, with translation MKAGILETIAEKRRRRILREGHSLGVPVPTERCQPLVAFGRSPFVICEIKRSSPSKGGIDPSLDPVRQAGLYAEAGVRSVSVLTEEDHFSGSLRDLMAVKAAYPRLSVLRKEFILDEEDLDISFRAGADAVLLIASLLDAGNLASLYEKACSLGLEALIEVHTAEDIAKTRPLIPRFTGINSRDLRCFQTDLLLPLQAAEMIDWDTRLVFESGIRRGEDVRLVRASGFQGVLIGETAVRYPERLKELVDAAETPVRATGFWKSVALRRRDHPQRPLVKICGITNREDAMLADSLGADMLGFVFADSPRRASPELLRGIGATWALKVAVVVCEDRTMGPKQLPPQVEELMREGYIDAVQFHGDEEPGECAGLAFPYYKAIRAGSEADLDAAAGYRSPRVLIDARTAGMRGGSGVRVHNELVRKAAEAGPLWLAGGISPGNVMEIVTGFNPELIDISSGIEMKPGRKDSEKMQRLFRLLTGERE